The window GTCCCTTTTTATCTGTGTAGAGAATCGGGAATCCTTTTTGTGCTGCTACCGGTGCAATTGCAATCCCATGAGCATAGAAGGAACCTTCAACGACAACGACGCCTGCTGGCTTTTTCATTTTTTTCGCGATATTTGCAGATAGCTCATATCGATTTTTCCCTGAAATACGTTGTGTAGAGATGCCCATTTTCTTCACTTCGTTGACTACGTTGTTTGACACACTTGATGTACTGCCTAAAACGATAACTGTCTTTGTTTTTAAAGCCTTTAGGGCTTTTTTCGTATCACCCGAAAGACTCTTACTGTTTGTATAAAGAACTGGTCCATTTTTTTGGTGTGCAAGTGGAATCCCTGCTGTTGCATCTGCATACGCAGTTTTCCCTACTAAAACGACTGTACTTGCAGTTCCCCATCCCTTTTTCGCTACGTTTGCTGCTACAGCATATCTGCTCCCGCCATCAATTCGTGAGACGGAATTATCTGCTGAAGCTGTCGGAACAATAACGAAAATGGCGATAAGGCTGAGGATGGCTGTTTTCATGATTGAGCGCATCATCTATGTCCTCCTTTAACCCTTTAATAGTTTGTTAGTTTTGTACCTGGATAGTAGAACGAAAGTATGGAAGAATATGAGTTTCCAGATTCTGCTCTAGCTTTGGCTCCGTATTGGCTCATGCCAATGCCGTGACCATATCCTTTTCCTGAAATCGTAAAGTCATTTGTATTGTTTTTGACAGACGCAAATGTGCTTTTCACCTTTGTTGCGCCCATGACGGATCTAAACTCGGTCATCTTCATACTTGCCGTTGTGCTTTTGTTTACTGCATACGTGCCTGTTTTATTTTTCAGATGATATGTCAGCTTGATCGATACCGTCTTCGCACGCTGGCCTTTTGTTTTTCCTGAGAATGTCAGGCTTGAGATGGATGCAATCTTCATATCAGATGCAGCAGTTTCTTTGTTTTTGAGCAGCCATGATTTGAGACCAGCAAGGTCCGCTGCATTTGTCTCTTTTGTCTTAGACCACTGAGATGCTGCTGTGCTAGCAGTCAATGTTGTGCCTAGTTGTTTTTTAGAGAGTTTTAGCGTCCATGCATTGACCGGATCTTTTGTATCCTTTTTGGCCACTAAGTACGGCAGTGCATTTGCCCACACTTCTTCACTTGCCTCTGTATAACCGCCATTACTAGAATAATAGGTTGCTGAAATGAGCTGATTGTTGTATTTCAGTACCTTCCCTTTTGTGGCATCGACAGCTTTTGTCGAATTCGTGTACCAGTTATATCCTCCATATACTTGGAAGGCAGTTGTATCAGGTACGACTTTTCCAATACTTTTCACTGAATACGTTCTAGCGGCAACTGCCTGTGCTTTTAGCGCTTCAACATGCCAGCTTGCAGGCATTTCATTTGGTACTACGCCTTTTAGATAGTCTTCAAATGGAATATTTTCGAGAGTCGGCCTGATATAACCTGATTCAATTGCAAAGTTGACGCTGCCTAAGTACGGCTTCCCTGCAATTTGAAGGACATTTTTCGTTGAATATTTCTCAGGAACAACTCTTAATGTGTTATACGTCTTTATGCCTTTTAATGAAATTTTTCCGTTAGAAATATCCAATTGGTAGTTTTGATTTTTTTTCAGATAGACTTGTTTAGCTAATGAGTTTTTCAAGCTATCTTTAATCGCACTTGTGCTACCAGCAAGGTGATAAGCATATGTACCCTTTTGTTTCAGCAGTGCTTTTAGTGACGCTGTGACAGAATCTGGTTTCACATACACAACGGTACTGTTAGACTTTGCAGCCAATTGAGACAGCGGCATAGCATAAATATAGCTAGAGGCTTTTGCCAAATAAACTTTATCTGCATTGATATTTAATTTCTTAATAATATTCACAGATAGTTCATAGCGATTGGCACCACTGATTCTTGTCACCTGTGACGTTTTTTTAATTTGATTCTCTACTTTTTGTCCCGTACTTTTCGTACTGCCGATGATGATGACTTTACTTGGCAGCTTGTAAGACGGAATGGAATCTTTTTTTGTTAACAGGATTGGATATCCCTTTCTCGATGCATAGGATGCAATCGCAATCCCATTCATAAATGAGTTTCCGCCGACAACGACAGCTTGCTTATAGTTACCCATTTCTTTAGCGATTTTTTGAGAGATTTCAAACTTGTCTTTTCCACTAATACGTCTGACTTTGCCATACTTTTTAATAGATTTCTCAGCAGCTGTGGAAATACTTTTCGTGTTACCGATGATCAGGATGTTATCCGGCTTCATTTTCTTCAGCTGGTTTTCAGTTGTTTTTGTCAGTCTTTCAATGTTCGTATACAAAATGGGTGCGCCTAGTTTGTAAGCTAACGGTGATACAGAAATGGCGTGATCAAATGCATCACGGCTCACAATGACAACAGTTGATGGATTCTTCCAGCCGGCAGACGCGATGCTATTAGCAACTTCGTATCGATTTTTGCCATCATATCTTTTCGTGACAGCCACATTCGATCCTGACAGCTTGTATTCTCCAGCTGTGGATAGATCCATCGTTTTTTTATTTCCGATATAATTAGACAATTTCACTGAAATTGTCGAGCTAGCCATGGCAGACTGAAAGGGTGCGACTAGTAGAGTCAGTGTCATGAGAACAATAAGTGTAACGCCTGTTTTCTTCAATTTTGTTCATCCCGCCCATCTTTTTTACTTCTGTTTTTCAATCTTTTGAATTTCCTTTTGACCACTGTCATTGATAAAGTAAGAGATTTCTACTGTGTCTCCTGGTTTGAATTCATTTAACACATCTTTAAAATTATCCGTAAATTCATAGCTTAAGGTCGTATTCACTTTTTTCACTTCGACTGTATGTGCATCAGCCATTCCAATAAATTCAGCTTTTTCTTCCAGCACCTGAGGAGTTGAACTGCTTGTCTTGTTTTCTCCCGAGGACTGCTCAGCCGTTCCACATGCTGTGAGCACGATACCAAGTAGTAGTATTAAGAACGGTAAAACGACGATTTTCTTCATTTTTTTCACCTCATGTCTTTGTATCGTCTTATAACTTAATATTTTAAGGTAAATTTAAGGTTTTTTGAAACCTTTTTTTTGTTACAACGTCTATATCTAGGTTCAGAGTAAAAAAATAACTTGTTTATCAAGATTCGTAAACCTATAATCATGGAAGAATCATAGAAAAGGTGAGGGACATTATGAGAGCTGAAAGAAAACGAAAGAAAAAAAAGGTTCTTTGGATTGTTTTATCGATTATTGGCTTATTCGTATTAGCAACTGGCGGATATGCATATCATCTTTGGAATACAGCAGCATCAACCGTGGCAGGCATTCAGGAGAATTTAAAGAAGTCAGATAAGCGTGACAAAGATGTCGATTTAAATAAGAAAGACCCGATTTCTATTTTAGTCATGGGTGTTGACGAAAGAAAAAATGACCGAGGCCGTGCGGATACATTAATATACATGACCGTTAACCCAAAAACCAAAACGACCGAGATGGTGAGTATCCCGCGTGATACGTATACAAAAATTGTCGGAAAAGGCACAATGGATAAAATCAACCACTCCTATGCATTCGGCGGCACACAAATGGCAGCAGATACAGTAGAGGAATTGCTTGATGTACCTGTTGATTACTTTGTGAAAGTCAATATGGAAAGCTTTAAGGATATTGTCGATACACTTGGCGGCATTACAGTTAACAGCACATTTGCTTTCAGCTATGACGGCCATTCATTTGGTACAGGAGAAATTAATCTAAATGGAGATCAAGCCCTTGCCTACACAAGAATGAGAAAGCAAGATCCAAAGGGTGACTTTGGACGTCAGCAAAGGCAGCGCCAAGTCATTGAAGGCATCATTGCAAAAGGGGCAAACATTTCATCTATTACGAAGTTCGGCGATATGTTCAAAGTCGTGGAAAACAATATGAAGACCAACATGTCATTTGATGATATGTGGACGATGATGAATGACTACCGTGATGCAAGACAGCGTGTGGAGCAGCACGAGCTGAAAGGAACAGGAGCACGCATCAATAACATCTATTATTATCAGCTTGATGATAATAGTTTGGCTAAAGTGAAGAAGGAATTGAAGGAAAGTTTGGAGCAGTAAAAAAGAAGACTACATGACTGTAGTCTTCTCAGATTGTAGAGAAACTCATGTTTTTCTACAATCTTTTTTATTTTCATCGTAATTATGATGGATGGGATTTAATGAAAAAGGCCTCCCACACACCTAGCCTAGCTTCGCTAGGTGTGTGGCAATCTTCTTCATGTTCTGGCACGCAGCTGTGAGGAGAACTTGCTCACTCACGTTTTGTTTTCCCCTCAACCGACAGTAGCGAAGCCCGTGCAGTTGTTTTGAATCTGCAAAGCTTCGCTCTATTTTTTCTTTTCTTTTTTTATATAGCTCTTTTCCAGAGGCAGACAGACGATTTTGTCTGATCTTTTCTTTGTGTTCCTCCCATACATGTCTTGAGATCACTTTTTGATGATTTTTCGATCTTGTACAGCTCTCAAGGAAAGGACACGATACGCATTTTTTAGGGTCTGATTTGTAGAACCTATAACCTTTTCGATCAGTTGTCGTATATAATAGCTTCTCGCCATTTGGGCATATGTAGTGATCAGATTCAGAATCATACTGAAATTTCCACTTCTCAAATAATCCTCTTGTTGGATGAAAGCGTCTATGTGCGATGACACCAAAAATATGGCGATCCGATAAACCTTTACAGATTGAGGTTGTCAAATAACCAGAATCAAGGGCAACAGCTTCTACTTGAAAACCAAATCGGGCGATTTGGTGATCCAATCGATCAAGATACGGAATAGAATCATGGATATTGCCGGGCGTGACATGGGCATCCGTGATGATATTGTACTTCATATCCGTTGTACGGTGGTCTAGGTAGAAAAAGCCTTCCGGTTTATTTTCACGATAAAGATAGCCACTCTCAGGGTCAGTCATACTTTGACGAATGTCTTTTTTCGTTTTCACCTCCTCTTTTACCTTTAAGGGCTTTTTTCCGTGTGCCACCCGATCTTCTTGGATCGCTTCTTCTAATTCATTTATATAGTTCTGGGTATCTTGTTCAATCGTTTTTCTCGTATATTTATGTTTATTGGCATTGGCTTTAAGATGAGTTGAATCAGTAAAAAGAACGCGGCCTCCTACCATATCATGATTGATGGCTTGAAGCACAATTTCATCAAAAATATCTTGAAAAATCGTTGTATCTTTAAATCGAGTACGACGATTCCAGCTAATGGTCGAGTGATGAGGAACGGGGTCATTGATGTTCAAACCTAAAAACCATCTATACGCCATGTTATAGTAAATTTCTTTTTCAAGTTGTCTTTCAGAACGGATACCGTACAGGTATCCGATAAACATCATTTTGAACAAAATAAGTGGATCAAGAGAAGGGCGACCTTTATTCTCACTATAATACGGTTTTACTTTATCTACGATAAATGAAAAATCAATGTACTGATCAATTTTACGAAGCAGGTGATCCTCTTCGACCAGTTGATCTAGCAATACAAATTCGGCTTCGTGCTGAGAAGAATTTCTAGTGTGGAACATGAGAAAAACACCTTCCTTAAGTGGGTTTTTCTCTATTATAAAATGAGGAGATGGAAAGTTTAAGGAAAAGATAAAGCTGTCGAGATTTTCTCGACAGCCTGAGACTACATGACTGTAGTCTTCTTTTTTTATGATTTGAATGGGGCAGGTTTTTCTTCACTTAATCCAAATCGATGGAGGAGCTCTTCGACAATTCGTCTCGAGGCTTGTCCGTCACCATAAGGGTTAGACGCCTTCGACATATTGTCATACTCTTTCTGATCTACTAGCAGCTCTTTTGCCATTTTGTAAATGGTCTCTTCATCTGTACCTGCAAGCTTAAGCGTGCCGGCTTTCACGCCTTCTGGACGTTCTGTTGTATCACGCAGCACTAATACTGGCTTCCCTAGAGAAGGCGCCTCCTCTTGTACACCGCCAGAATCCGTTAAGATAAAGTGTGAAGCGGCAGCAAAGTTATGGAAATCAACGACTTCAAGCGGTTCAATTAAGTGTACCCGATCGAGACCGCTAAATTCTGTCTGAGCTGCATCACGTACAGCAGGGTTTAAATGAACAGGATAAACGACCTGAACATCTTCAAACTCTTCTACAACACGTCTAATGGCTCTAAACATGTTTTTCATCGGCTGTCCGAGATTCTCTCTGCGATGGGCCGTTAACAAGATCATTTTATCCGTGCCTATTTTCTCTAAAATAGGGTGCTGATACTGCTCAGTAACCGTTGTTTGCAGGGCGTCAATCGCTGTATTCCCTGTCACACATATGGTCTCTTCTTTTTTATTTTCAATTAAAAGATTCTGCTTCGCTTCGTCTGTAGGTGCAAAATGAATATCGGCAATAGTGCCTGTCATTTGACGGTTCAATTCCTCTGGGAACGGCGAGTACTTATTGTGTGTTCTCAATCCAGCTTCGACGTGACCGACTGAAATTTGGTGATAAAATGCTGCCAAGCTTCCTGCAAAGGTTGTTGTAGTATCCCCATGGACAAGGACAATATCAGGTTTTTCTTCTTGGAATAATTGATCTAGCTTTAACAGTGCATTTGATGTGATTTCAGATAATGTCTGGCGTTCTTTCATAATATTTAAATCATGATCCGGTTGAATGTCAAAGGCTTTCAGCACTTGATCAAGCATTTGCCTATGCTGAGCAGTCACAGTGACAGAGGATTTGATTTGCGGATGTTTTTTTAGTTCAAGGACAAGGGGGGCCATTTTGATCGCTTCAGGTCTCGTCCCGAATACAGTCATTACATGTAATGTTTTCAATAGTCGATGCCTCTTTCCTTCTCATTTATCATATGTTTATTATACAAAAGAATAGAAACGAATCCTAATCATTCAATTTTCAATCTTTACATCGCCTTTACCCTTTTCAACATAAAGATTTACACGGACTCTTTACAATAGATGTTGTATCAGATCATCATACATTTATCGTAAATCATTTGTCATTTCTATCATTTGTAAGTTACACTTTATGAAAGATGAAAAATGAAGTCAAATCATTTTTTCAATATGTAAGGAAGGTGCAAAGTTCATTGAAAAAAGTACGTAAAGCCATTATCCCAGCTGCAGGTCTTGGGACACGTTTCCTCCCTGCAACAAAAGCTATGCCTAAAGAAATGCTGCCAATCGTTGATAAACCAACCATTCAATATATTATTGAAGAAGCTGTTGAATCAGGAATTGAAGACATTATTATCGTCACTGGAAAAGGGAAAAGAGCCATTGAGGATCATTTTGATTTTGCACCAGAGCTAGAGCGCAACCTGGAGGAAAAAGGGAAGAGCGAGCTTTTAGAAAAGGTGAGAAAATCCTCTAACATTGCTGACATTCATTACATACGTCAAAAGGAACCTAAAGGACTTGGACACGCCGTTTGGTGCGCACGCAACTTTATCGGTGATGAACCTTTCGCCGTTTTATTAGGTGATGACATTGTTCAAGCCGAAACACCTGGACTTCGCCAGCTGATGGATGAATACGAAAAAACGCTTTCATCTGTGATCGGTGTTCAGCAGGTAGCAGACAGCGATACACATCGCTACGGGATCATTGATCCTCTTACACAAGAAGGACGCCGCTACCAAGTGAAAAACTTTGTTGAAAAGCCGCCGCAGGGAACAGCACCATCAAATCTAGCCATCTTAGGGCGATACATTTTCACACCAGAGATCTTTATGTACCTTGATCAGCAAGAAATTGGTGCAGGCGGAGAAATTCAACTGACAGATGCCATCCAAAAGCTGAATGACATTCAGCGCGTATTCGCCTATGATTTCGAAGGAAAACGATACGATGTCGGTGAAAAGCAAGGCTTCATCGAGACGACTCTAGAGTTCGCCCTTCAAGATGAGGATCTGAAAAAGAAACTCATTCCATTTATGAAACAGCTTCTCGAAAAAGAAGAAGTGAATTAAAAAAAGCTGCCGGGATCGGCAGCTTTTTATTTGATCACTGAAATCGTCAGTGTATGCTGTTCATTATCAATGACAAACAAGTTGTTTTCGCCCTTCACTGCGAATTTCGTTTGTTTCTCATTCATCCAAACGTTCTGTTCTGTCAGCCCAAGTGTTGAAGGAGAGATTGACATGATCTCACGGAATACCATCGTATTCGCTTGACCATTTTGAATGACATAGTCGGCTTTCTCTGTGGTCAATCGTTCAATCATTCCGCCTTGATTACTTTTGATCGAGCTCAGCGTTTGCATTCTTTGCTTAAGCACAGATTCTTCTTTTCCAAGGAAAGAAAGTAAATACTCATACGAGCCTGCAGATGCGGGCGATACATAGGAATTGAACTGACCTGGTTCAATGGATAGTGGCTTTAATTCCTCTGCATTTTGAAGCGCAGCAGGTTTGACAAAATACGTTTCTGAGGCTGTTTTAATTTTAACGGCTTTTTTATTTTCAGCCACAGCCTGCACTTCTTGTCCAAAGGGCAAAGTGACATCCGCCTTTTTTTTCATGGCTTGATCTTTGTAAACCGTGAGTGGA is drawn from Bacillus pumilus and contains these coding sequences:
- a CDS encoding SpoIID/LytB domain-containing protein, with product MKKTGVTLIVLMTLTLLVAPFQSAMASSTISVKLSNYIGNKKTMDLSTAGEYKLSGSNVAVTKRYDGKNRYEVANSIASAGWKNPSTVVIVSRDAFDHAISVSPLAYKLGAPILYTNIERLTKTTENQLKKMKPDNILIIGNTKSISTAAEKSIKKYGKVRRISGKDKFEISQKIAKEMGNYKQAVVVGGNSFMNGIAIASYASRKGYPILLTKKDSIPSYKLPSKVIIIGSTKSTGQKVENQIKKTSQVTRISGANRYELSVNIIKKLNINADKVYLAKASSYIYAMPLSQLAAKSNSTVVYVKPDSVTASLKALLKQKGTYAYHLAGSTSAIKDSLKNSLAKQVYLKKNQNYQLDISNGKISLKGIKTYNTLRVVPEKYSTKNVLQIAGKPYLGSVNFAIESGYIRPTLENIPFEDYLKGVVPNEMPASWHVEALKAQAVAARTYSVKSIGKVVPDTTAFQVYGGYNWYTNSTKAVDATKGKVLKYNNQLISATYYSSNGGYTEASEEVWANALPYLVAKKDTKDPVNAWTLKLSKKQLGTTLTASTAASQWSKTKETNAADLAGLKSWLLKNKETAASDMKIASISSLTFSGKTKGQRAKTVSIKLTYHLKNKTGTYAVNKSTTASMKMTEFRSVMGATKVKSTFASVKNNTNDFTISGKGYGHGIGMSQYGAKARAESGNSYSSILSFYYPGTKLTNY
- a CDS encoding LytR family transcriptional regulator, with amino-acid sequence MRAERKRKKKKVLWIVLSIIGLFVLATGGYAYHLWNTAASTVAGIQENLKKSDKRDKDVDLNKKDPISILVMGVDERKNDRGRADTLIYMTVNPKTKTTEMVSIPRDTYTKIVGKGTMDKINHSYAFGGTQMAADTVEELLDVPVDYFVKVNMESFKDIVDTLGGITVNSTFAFSYDGHSFGTGEINLNGDQALAYTRMRKQDPKGDFGRQQRQRQVIEGIIAKGANISSITKFGDMFKVVENNMKTNMSFDDMWTMMNDYRDARQRVEQHELKGTGARINNIYYYQLDDNSLAKVKKELKESLEQ
- a CDS encoding IS1182 family transposase, which translates into the protein MFHTRNSSQHEAEFVLLDQLVEEDHLLRKIDQYIDFSFIVDKVKPYYSENKGRPSLDPLILFKMMFIGYLYGIRSERQLEKEIYYNMAYRWFLGLNINDPVPHHSTISWNRRTRFKDTTIFQDIFDEIVLQAINHDMVGGRVLFTDSTHLKANANKHKYTRKTIEQDTQNYINELEEAIQEDRVAHGKKPLKVKEEVKTKKDIRQSMTDPESGYLYRENKPEGFFYLDHRTTDMKYNIITDAHVTPGNIHDSIPYLDRLDHQIARFGFQVEAVALDSGYLTTSICKGLSDRHIFGVIAHRRFHPTRGLFEKWKFQYDSESDHYICPNGEKLLYTTTDRKGYRFYKSDPKKCVSCPFLESCTRSKNHQKVISRHVWEEHKEKIRQNRLSASGKELYKKRKEKIERSFADSKQLHGLRYCRLRGKQNVSEQVLLTAACQNMKKIATHLAKLG
- the wecB gene encoding non-hydrolyzing UDP-N-acetylglucosamine 2-epimerase, yielding MKTLHVMTVFGTRPEAIKMAPLVLELKKHPQIKSSVTVTAQHRQMLDQVLKAFDIQPDHDLNIMKERQTLSEITSNALLKLDQLFQEEKPDIVLVHGDTTTTFAGSLAAFYHQISVGHVEAGLRTHNKYSPFPEELNRQMTGTIADIHFAPTDEAKQNLLIENKKEETICVTGNTAIDALQTTVTEQYQHPILEKIGTDKMILLTAHRRENLGQPMKNMFRAIRRVVEEFEDVQVVYPVHLNPAVRDAAQTEFSGLDRVHLIEPLEVVDFHNFAAASHFILTDSGGVQEEAPSLGKPVLVLRDTTERPEGVKAGTLKLAGTDEETIYKMAKELLVDQKEYDNMSKASNPYGDGQASRRIVEELLHRFGLSEEKPAPFKS
- the galU gene encoding UTP--glucose-1-phosphate uridylyltransferase GalU codes for the protein MKKVRKAIIPAAGLGTRFLPATKAMPKEMLPIVDKPTIQYIIEEAVESGIEDIIIVTGKGKRAIEDHFDFAPELERNLEEKGKSELLEKVRKSSNIADIHYIRQKEPKGLGHAVWCARNFIGDEPFAVLLGDDIVQAETPGLRQLMDEYEKTLSSVIGVQQVADSDTHRYGIIDPLTQEGRRYQVKNFVEKPPQGTAPSNLAILGRYIFTPEIFMYLDQQEIGAGGEIQLTDAIQKLNDIQRVFAYDFEGKRYDVGEKQGFIETTLEFALQDEDLKKKLIPFMKQLLEKEEVN